A genome region from Sphingomonas sp. BGYR3 includes the following:
- the bla gene encoding class A beta-lactamase: MPTRRQLIVGGAIATVTGLSTPAWAQARDPIAALLEGTDGRIGVAALNTNTGQRLMIDAEARYPLLSTFKLVLAAAVLARVERGQMALTDKVRFTAADLLEYAPVVRAAAATGELSVEALCAAAVEQSDNSAANLLLMKIGGPGGLTRFIRQSGDPATRLDRMEPELNRFAAGGELDTTIPYAMARLTKQLLTGGEVLSAASRQRLIGWMVASQTGLKRLRAGLPANWVVGDKTGTSGRGQWNDVAIATPPGRKPIIIASYLDAPGLDPAKADAVHVEVGKLIGAIWAR, translated from the coding sequence ATGCCGACCCGTCGCCAGTTGATCGTCGGGGGCGCGATCGCCACCGTTACCGGCCTGTCCACGCCCGCATGGGCACAGGCGCGCGATCCGATCGCGGCATTGCTGGAGGGGACGGACGGGCGCATCGGCGTTGCCGCGCTCAACACCAATACCGGCCAGCGGCTGATGATCGATGCAGAGGCGCGCTATCCGCTGCTTTCCACCTTCAAACTGGTGCTGGCCGCCGCCGTTCTGGCCCGCGTCGAACGGGGCCAGATGGCTCTGACGGACAAGGTGCGCTTTACCGCCGCCGACCTGCTCGAATACGCCCCGGTGGTCCGCGCGGCCGCCGCGACGGGGGAACTGAGCGTCGAAGCATTGTGCGCAGCCGCCGTCGAACAATCGGACAACAGCGCCGCCAACCTGCTGCTCATGAAAATCGGTGGGCCGGGCGGGCTGACCCGCTTCATCCGTCAATCGGGCGATCCGGCAACGCGCCTTGACCGGATGGAGCCGGAACTGAACCGCTTCGCCGCCGGCGGCGAGCTGGATACCACCATCCCCTATGCCATGGCCCGGCTGACCAAGCAGCTGCTGACCGGGGGCGAGGTGTTGAGCGCCGCATCCCGGCAAAGGCTGATCGGATGGATGGTCGCATCCCAGACCGGGCTGAAGCGGCTGCGCGCGGGGCTGCCCGCCAACTGGGTGGTCGGGGACAAGACGGGCACCAGCGGGCGGGGACAGTGGAACGATGTCGCCATCGCCACGCCGCCGGGCCGCAAGCCGATCATCATCGCCAGCTATCTCGACGCCCCCGGCCTTGACCCGGCAAAGGCGGATGCCGTGCATGTCGAGGTGGGCAAACTGATCGGCGCGATCTGGGCGCGATAG
- a CDS encoding 2Fe-2S iron-sulfur cluster-binding protein — protein MITVRFVAPDGETVREAEAAPGARLLEVAQAAGQPLEGTCEGQMACSTCHVIVAADHFDRLPPPVEEEEDMLDLALGATRHSRLACQIVLTDALDGLTVRIPGGHRDMQGR, from the coding sequence ATGATTACCGTCCGCTTCGTCGCGCCCGACGGGGAAACGGTGCGCGAGGCTGAGGCCGCGCCCGGCGCCCGGCTGCTGGAGGTGGCGCAGGCCGCCGGTCAGCCGCTGGAGGGAACGTGCGAGGGGCAGATGGCGTGCAGCACCTGTCACGTCATCGTCGCCGCCGACCATTTCGATCGCTTGCCGCCCCCCGTCGAGGAGGAAGAGGATATGCTCGACCTTGCCCTTGGGGCGACCCGTCACAGCCGGCTTGCGTGCCAGATCGTGCTGACCGATGCGCTGGACGGCCTGACCGTCCGGATTCCGGGCGGCCATCGGGACATGCAGGGCCGATAG
- a CDS encoding cysteine desulfurase family protein — MIYLDYQATTPLAPEALDAMLPWLTGDGFANPHSPHAPGRRARAAVEVARAEIAALLPPGGSVSFTSGATEALNWAIRGTSGPIVTLASEHAAVLDTVAAEQRAGRPVTILPVGSDGRVDLDRAAQAIRPGTGLVAVMAVNNEIGVIQPLEPLARIAADAGALMLIDAVQAAGKLSLPSVGDLIAVSAHKMYGPKGIGALWIRDGVTLSPLIHGGGQEAAGRSGTLSPALCAGFGAAARVSAQRMGTDATRIDALFRLFLERLGPGWTLNGSATDRWRGNLNVRHAGLDVARLMSDLRHIAFSAGSACASGSGRPSHVLKAIGLDDAEARSSIRIGLGRMTSEEEVMTATGNILDAVRAQRIAA; from the coding sequence ATGATCTATCTGGATTATCAGGCGACAACGCCGCTGGCGCCGGAGGCGCTGGACGCGATGCTGCCCTGGCTGACCGGTGACGGCTTTGCCAATCCGCACTCGCCCCACGCGCCCGGCCGCCGCGCCCGTGCCGCGGTGGAGGTGGCGCGCGCCGAAATCGCCGCCCTGTTGCCGCCGGGCGGCAGCGTCAGCTTCACCAGCGGCGCGACAGAGGCGCTGAACTGGGCGATCCGCGGCACCAGCGGCCCGATCGTGACATTGGCAAGCGAGCACGCCGCCGTGCTTGATACTGTCGCGGCCGAACAGCGCGCTGGCCGGCCGGTCACCATCCTGCCGGTCGGCTCGGACGGGCGGGTCGATCTGGACCGTGCGGCACAGGCGATCCGGCCGGGCACCGGGCTGGTCGCGGTGATGGCGGTCAATAACGAAATTGGCGTCATTCAGCCGCTGGAGCCGCTGGCCCGCATCGCGGCCGATGCCGGCGCACTGATGCTGATCGACGCGGTACAGGCGGCGGGCAAGCTGTCGCTGCCCTCGGTCGGCGATCTGATCGCGGTGTCCGCGCACAAGATGTACGGGCCAAAGGGGATCGGCGCCCTGTGGATCCGGGATGGCGTGACCCTGTCGCCGCTGATCCATGGCGGGGGGCAGGAGGCGGCGGGCCGTTCCGGCACGCTGTCGCCCGCGCTGTGTGCCGGGTTCGGCGCGGCCGCCCGCGTGTCGGCCCAGCGGATGGGCACCGATGCGACGCGCATTGATGCCCTGTTCCGCCTGTTCCTCGAGCGGTTGGGGCCGGGCTGGACGCTGAACGGATCGGCCACGGATCGCTGGCGCGGCAATCTCAATGTCCGCCATGCCGGGCTGGATGTCGCCCGGTTGATGAGCGACCTTCGCCACATCGCCTTTTCTGCCGGTTCCGCTTGTGCAAGCGGGTCCGGACGGCCAAGTCATGTGCTTAAGGCGATCGGGCTTGACGATGCCGAGGCGCGGTCGAGCATCCGCATCGGCCTTGGCCGCATGACCAGCGAGGAAGAAGTGATGACCGCAACCGGCAATATCCTCGATGCAGTCCGCGCCCAGCGGATCGCCGCATGA
- a CDS encoding aminotransferase class V-fold PLP-dependent enzyme, whose protein sequence is MASRVYLDHAATTPILPAARAAMADALGEWANPSSPHAEGRRARARLEQARASIAAAYAWPHDVILTSGATEAIRIVLRRAQAGRRLIGVTEHDAVMRAASDPVMLPVDPDGEVDLDRLESLLADAGERPLVVVQWGNNETGVLQPLAAVAERVRAVDGLLFVDAAQMPSGWSDADRPQDHADFIAVSGHKRGGPPGVGALLVRNLGQLLPTGGQERGYRGGTENLPAALGFAAALAEPEPIDHLTDLRERLENAIQDAGGEVIGEDAGRRSPLIGAYRMPGMKATTQLIRFDMAGIAVSAGSACSSGSMRPSHVLAHMGIDGDEAGEVIRISFGRDTSDADVDAVIAAWRDIGCQPDCPDEDDQAAA, encoded by the coding sequence ATGGCTAGCCGCGTCTATCTGGATCATGCCGCAACCACGCCCATCCTGCCGGCGGCCCGGGCGGCAATGGCCGATGCGCTGGGCGAATGGGCCAATCCGTCCTCGCCCCATGCCGAGGGCCGCCGTGCCCGCGCGCGGCTTGAACAGGCGCGCGCGTCGATCGCCGCCGCCTATGCCTGGCCCCATGACGTGATCCTGACCAGCGGCGCGACAGAGGCGATCCGCATCGTCCTGCGCCGCGCTCAGGCCGGGCGACGACTGATCGGCGTGACCGAACATGATGCGGTGATGCGCGCGGCCAGCGATCCCGTGATGCTGCCCGTCGATCCGGACGGAGAGGTCGATCTGGACCGGCTCGAATCGCTATTGGCCGATGCCGGGGAACGGCCGCTGGTCGTGGTTCAGTGGGGCAACAACGAAACCGGCGTTCTGCAACCGCTGGCTGCGGTGGCGGAACGGGTGCGCGCCGTCGACGGCCTGTTGTTCGTGGATGCGGCACAGATGCCGTCGGGCTGGTCGGATGCCGATCGTCCGCAGGACCATGCCGATTTCATTGCGGTTTCGGGGCACAAGCGCGGCGGCCCGCCGGGCGTCGGCGCGCTGCTGGTCCGCAATCTCGGTCAGTTGCTGCCGACGGGCGGGCAGGAGCGGGGCTATCGTGGCGGGACCGAAAACCTGCCAGCCGCCCTTGGCTTTGCCGCCGCCCTGGCCGAGCCGGAGCCGATCGACCATCTGACCGATCTTCGCGAGCGGCTTGAAAACGCGATCCAGGATGCCGGGGGCGAGGTCATTGGCGAGGATGCCGGCCGGCGTTCGCCGCTGATCGGTGCCTATCGGATGCCGGGGATGAAGGCGACGACGCAGCTGATCCGGTTCGACATGGCCGGGATCGCGGTGTCGGCGGGCAGCGCCTGTTCGTCGGGATCGATGCGGCCCAGCCATGTGCTGGCCCATATGGGCATTGACGGGGACGAGGCGGGGGAAGTGATCCGCATCAGTTTCGGCCGGGATACCAGCGATGCCGATGTCGATGCCGTCATCGCCGCCTGGCGCGATATCGGCTGTCAGCCCGATTGCCCGGACGAGGACGATCAGGCGGCGGCATGA
- a CDS encoding alpha/beta hydrolase — translation MPEVIFPGPEGRLEGRFAPGPRPRAPVAMILHPHPQSGGTMNNRIVQELYKTFQRRGFATLRFNFRGVGKSQGVFDNGIGELSDAAAALDWVQSFHPEAQTTWVAGYSFGAWIGMQLLMRRPEIRGFISIAPPANMYDFTFLAPCPSSGIIIQGDADEVVTPGATLKLVEKLRTQKHITIHHDTIRGANHFFQNEMDDLMGSVDKYLDFRLDPSCPIR, via the coding sequence ATGCCCGAAGTCATCTTCCCCGGCCCCGAAGGCCGTCTTGAAGGCCGTTTTGCCCCCGGCCCGCGCCCCCGCGCACCGGTGGCCATGATCCTGCACCCCCATCCGCAATCGGGTGGCACGATGAACAACCGCATCGTGCAGGAATTGTACAAGACGTTCCAGCGGCGCGGCTTTGCCACGCTCCGGTTCAATTTCCGGGGCGTCGGCAAGAGCCAGGGCGTGTTCGACAACGGCATCGGCGAATTGTCCGACGCCGCCGCCGCGCTGGATTGGGTTCAGAGCTTTCACCCCGAGGCACAGACCACCTGGGTCGCGGGATACAGCTTTGGCGCGTGGATCGGGATGCAGCTGCTGATGCGCCGTCCGGAAATCCGCGGCTTCATCTCGATCGCCCCGCCGGCGAACATGTATGATTTCACCTTCCTTGCCCCCTGCCCGTCATCGGGCATCATCATTCAGGGCGATGCAGACGAGGTGGTGACGCCGGGCGCGACGCTGAAGCTGGTCGAAAAGCTGCGCACGCAAAAGCACATCACCATCCACCACGACACGATTCGCGGGGCGAACCATTTCTTTCAGAACGAGATGGACGACCTGATGGGCAGCGTGGACAAGTATCTGGATTTCCGGCTGGATCCTTCCTGCCCGATCCGCTGA
- a CDS encoding threonine/serine dehydratase: protein MTLIRQPTRAGVRDAAAKIAAILPPTPLFSADVRGVEVQFKAECLQPIGAFKLRGAWHRLTAIDPSARAAGVVAFSSGNHAQGVAWAARRLNMPAVIVMPADAPRVKRDATLALGAEVVTYDRATESREKIAAHLAHARGATLVPSFDDPWVIEGQGSVGIEAMSQMVEQRLPDPSHVLVPCGGGGLAAGLALALPDVPITLAEPEGWDDMRRSLEAGWIEPVGPDAPPTACDSLQTPRVAERTFEVLARRGATGVAVSEAEVRAAQRWAAARLRLVVEPGGAAALAALLAGKVDPVPGMLVILSGGNTDMDAFARVLAESD from the coding sequence GTGACATTAATTAGACAGCCAACCCGGGCCGGGGTGCGCGACGCCGCCGCAAAAATTGCCGCAATCCTGCCGCCGACGCCGCTGTTTTCGGCGGACGTCCGGGGTGTGGAGGTGCAGTTCAAGGCGGAATGTCTGCAACCCATCGGCGCGTTCAAACTGCGCGGCGCATGGCACCGGCTGACCGCGATCGATCCGTCGGCGCGCGCTGCCGGGGTCGTCGCTTTTTCCTCCGGCAACCATGCTCAGGGCGTGGCCTGGGCTGCGCGGCGGCTGAACATGCCGGCCGTCATCGTGATGCCCGCCGATGCGCCGCGGGTGAAGCGCGATGCAACGCTGGCGCTGGGGGCAGAGGTCGTCACCTATGACCGCGCCACCGAATCGCGGGAAAAGATCGCCGCGCACCTTGCCCATGCCCGCGGCGCGACGCTGGTACCCAGTTTCGACGACCCCTGGGTGATCGAGGGGCAGGGCAGTGTGGGGATCGAGGCGATGAGCCAGATGGTCGAACAGCGGCTGCCCGATCCGTCGCATGTGCTGGTGCCCTGTGGCGGCGGCGGGCTGGCCGCCGGGCTCGCGCTCGCGCTGCCCGACGTGCCGATCACGCTGGCCGAGCCGGAGGGGTGGGACGATATGCGCCGCAGCCTGGAGGCGGGGTGGATCGAACCCGTCGGCCCGGATGCGCCGCCCACGGCGTGCGATTCGCTTCAGACGCCGCGCGTTGCCGAACGGACGTTCGAGGTGCTGGCCCGGCGCGGCGCGACCGGCGTTGCGGTCAGCGAGGCAGAGGTGCGGGCGGCGCAACGCTGGGCCGCGGCCCGCCTGCGGCTGGTCGTCGAACCGGGCGGTGCGGCGGCGCTGGCGGCATTGCTGGCCGGAAAGGTCGATCCGGTGCCGGGGATGCTGGTGATCCTGTCCGGCGGCAATACGGACATGGATGCGTTCGCACGGGTGCTGGCTGAATCGGACTGA
- a CDS encoding type III PLP-dependent enzyme, with the protein MHKHHSALGLAVSNRPVAPVTLVRPHAASRAARFFVEKFPGRSMYAVKANPSPDLLRILFDAGVTHFDVASIGEVRLVAREVPGATLCFMHPVKAEEAIEEAYFTHGVRTFSLDTVEELEKIVRATRGATDLTLCVRLRVSSDHSKLSLAAKFGAAPGEAKELLMATRQVADALGICFHVGSQAMSPEAYANAMERVRIAIVEAGVTVDVVDVGGGFPSSYPGMEPPPLERYFATIHRAFESLPISYSAELWCEPGRALCAEYSSIIVRVEKRRGDELYINDGAYGALFDAAHIGWRFPVRLLREPDSNARDMAFSFYGPTCDDLDHMTGPFMLPADVRAGDYIEVGMLGAYGAAMRTAFNGFGSDTTVAVDDEPMTSLYVEADDRDAVASNVVKL; encoded by the coding sequence TTGCACAAGCATCATAGCGCGCTGGGGCTAGCTGTCTCCAATCGGCCGGTTGCTCCGGTCACGCTCGTTCGCCCGCACGCAGCATCGCGTGCCGCCCGCTTCTTTGTCGAGAAGTTTCCGGGGCGGTCGATGTATGCGGTCAAGGCGAACCCGTCGCCCGATCTGCTCCGCATCCTGTTCGATGCCGGGGTGACGCATTTCGACGTCGCCTCCATCGGCGAGGTGCGCCTTGTCGCCCGCGAAGTGCCGGGAGCGACCCTGTGTTTCATGCACCCGGTCAAGGCCGAGGAAGCGATCGAAGAGGCGTATTTCACGCATGGCGTCCGCACCTTCTCGCTCGACACGGTCGAGGAGCTGGAAAAGATCGTCCGGGCTACGCGCGGGGCGACCGACCTGACGCTGTGCGTCCGGCTGCGCGTGTCGTCCGATCATTCCAAGCTGAGCCTTGCCGCCAAGTTCGGCGCTGCGCCGGGCGAGGCCAAGGAACTGCTGATGGCGACCCGCCAGGTGGCGGACGCGCTGGGCATCTGTTTCCATGTCGGCAGCCAGGCGATGAGCCCGGAAGCCTATGCCAACGCCATGGAGCGCGTGCGCATCGCGATTGTCGAGGCGGGCGTGACCGTGGACGTGGTGGATGTGGGCGGAGGCTTTCCGTCCAGCTATCCCGGCATGGAGCCGCCGCCGCTGGAGCGGTATTTCGCGACGATCCACCGCGCGTTCGAAAGCCTGCCGATCAGCTATTCCGCCGAATTGTGGTGCGAGCCGGGCCGTGCGCTGTGCGCCGAATACAGCTCGATCATCGTGCGCGTGGAAAAGCGCCGCGGGGACGAATTGTACATCAACGACGGTGCCTATGGCGCGTTGTTCGATGCGGCCCATATCGGCTGGCGCTTTCCGGTCCGCCTGCTGCGCGAGCCGGACAGCAATGCCCGCGACATGGCGTTCAGCTTTTACGGCCCGACCTGCGACGATCTGGACCACATGACCGGCCCGTTCATGCTGCCGGCCGATGTGCGTGCAGGCGATTATATCGAGGTCGGGATGCTGGGCGCCTATGGCGCGGCGATGCGGACCGCGTTCAACGGCTTTGGCTCCGATACCACGGTCGCCGTCGACGATGAACCGATGACCAGCCTGTATGTCGAGGCGGATGACCGCGACGCAGTGGCATCCAACGTCGTCAAGCTGTAA
- a CDS encoding deoxyhypusine synthase: protein MTDTPINDTRKAELLSKQVEHIDITSFDARPIVEAMGKMSFTSRDLARATGIYNMMLEDPDCTIFLVIAGSTSAGGCMDLYAELVRSNMVDAVVATGATIVDMDFFEGLGHKHYQALEIPDDNTLRSLYIDRIYDTYIDEVALQDCDHTIGKIADSLEPRGYSSREFIKHMGKYLVEHGKKDNSLVKLAYEHDVPIFCPAFVDSSAGFGLVKHQVDRAKEGKPYMMLDAIADFRELTDIKIKAGASGLLMIGGGVPKNFVQDTVVCAEILGHDDVAMHKYAVQITVADVRDGACSSSTLQEAASWGKVQTVHEQMVFAEAGSVMPLLASDAYHRGAWKDRAKRRWASIFG from the coding sequence ATGACCGACACCCCAATCAACGACACCCGCAAGGCGGAACTGCTGTCCAAGCAGGTCGAGCATATCGACATCACCAGTTTCGATGCGCGCCCGATCGTGGAAGCGATGGGCAAGATGAGCTTTACCAGCCGCGACCTCGCTCGCGCGACCGGCATCTACAACATGATGCTGGAAGATCCGGACTGCACCATCTTCCTGGTCATCGCCGGTTCCACCTCGGCCGGCGGCTGCATGGACCTGTATGCGGAACTGGTCCGGTCGAACATGGTCGATGCCGTGGTCGCCACCGGCGCCACCATCGTCGACATGGATTTCTTCGAAGGGCTTGGTCACAAGCACTATCAGGCGCTTGAAATCCCGGACGATAACACGCTGCGTTCGCTGTATATCGACCGCATCTACGACACCTATATCGACGAGGTGGCGTTGCAGGATTGCGACCACACCATCGGCAAGATCGCCGACAGCCTGGAGCCGCGCGGCTATTCCAGCCGCGAGTTCATCAAGCACATGGGCAAGTACCTGGTCGAGCACGGCAAGAAGGACAACAGCCTGGTCAAGCTCGCCTATGAGCATGACGTGCCGATCTTTTGCCCCGCCTTTGTCGACTCGTCGGCCGGCTTTGGCCTGGTCAAGCATCAGGTCGACCGGGCCAAGGAAGGCAAGCCGTACATGATGCTGGACGCAATCGCGGATTTCCGCGAGCTGACCGACATCAAGATCAAGGCGGGCGCATCGGGCCTGCTGATGATCGGCGGCGGCGTACCCAAGAACTTTGTGCAGGACACCGTCGTCTGCGCCGAAATCCTGGGCCATGACGATGTCGCCATGCACAAGTATGCGGTGCAGATCACCGTTGCAGACGTGCGCGACGGCGCGTGCTCGTCCTCGACGCTGCAGGAAGCGGCCAGCTGGGGCAAGGTGCAGACGGTGCATGAGCAGATGGTGTTCGCCGAAGCGGGCAGCGTGATGCCCCTGCTGGCCAGCGACGCCTATCACCGCGGCGCATGGAAGGACCGGGCCAAGCGCCGCTGGGCCAGCATCTTCGGCTGA
- a CDS encoding MAPEG family protein translates to MNPELGGIAILQPVVALVGWTLVMWGWMYAARIPAMRRAGIDVANLTGGTGADLRQRIEPKSQWPADNYNHLLEQPVLFYAIALTLAMIHQGGGVNAGIAWAYVGLRIAHSLVQVTVNRVIIRFALFTLATLALAALTLHAAIALFR, encoded by the coding sequence ATGAATCCGGAGCTTGGCGGCATCGCCATCCTGCAACCCGTCGTCGCGCTGGTCGGATGGACGCTGGTGATGTGGGGGTGGATGTATGCGGCCCGCATCCCCGCGATGCGCCGGGCGGGCATCGACGTGGCGAACCTGACCGGCGGCACCGGCGCTGACCTGCGCCAGCGGATCGAGCCGAAAAGCCAGTGGCCCGCCGACAATTACAATCACCTGCTGGAACAGCCCGTGCTGTTTTATGCCATCGCCCTGACGCTGGCGATGATCCATCAGGGCGGCGGGGTGAATGCCGGCATCGCATGGGCATATGTGGGGTTGCGGATTGCACATTCGCTGGTGCAGGTGACGGTCAACCGGGTGATCATCCGGTTTGCGCTGTTTACCCTGGCCACCCTGGCGCTGGCGGCGCTGACCCTGCACGCGGCAATCGCCCTGTTCCGTTGA
- a CDS encoding alpha/beta hydrolase, which produces MTLTLDRRGVIGGAIGLAGVSGAAPALAQAGPALTSWPPAGAIPLWPGKPPHSPANLPPPNNSINGAPNDRQLWGRGIAMPTLAVFRPAKANGRAVLVIPGGGYAFVSVENEGVNVARSLNALGYTVFVLTYRLPGEGWTTRWDVPMQDAQRAMRIIRSRWSEYNIDPRRVGVIGFSAGGHLALSLAVGHADALYRPVDNADRLPARPDCLGLVYPVSTVAPGSGLKGQSAINLLGPNPPAAAVARYSSDKRIATGMPPVLLVHAVDDGLVPVDMSLGIFAAARSVGTKAELHLYELGGHGFGMALNSTHPAHGWGNMFARFLGRHLA; this is translated from the coding sequence ATGACCCTGACCCTGGACCGGCGCGGCGTGATTGGCGGGGCCATCGGCCTGGCGGGCGTATCCGGCGCCGCCCCTGCCCTGGCGCAGGCCGGCCCGGCGCTGACCAGCTGGCCGCCCGCCGGTGCCATCCCGCTCTGGCCGGGAAAGCCGCCCCATTCGCCGGCCAACCTGCCGCCGCCCAACAATTCGATCAACGGCGCGCCCAATGACCGCCAGCTATGGGGACGCGGCATCGCCATGCCGACGCTGGCGGTGTTTCGCCCCGCCAAGGCCAATGGCCGCGCGGTGCTGGTCATCCCCGGGGGGGGCTATGCCTTTGTCTCGGTGGAAAATGAGGGCGTGAACGTCGCCCGGTCGCTGAACGCGCTGGGCTATACCGTGTTCGTCCTGACCTATCGCCTGCCGGGCGAGGGATGGACGACCCGCTGGGACGTGCCGATGCAGGATGCCCAGCGCGCGATGCGGATCATCCGGTCGCGTTGGAGCGAATATAATATCGACCCGCGGCGGGTGGGCGTGATCGGCTTTTCCGCTGGCGGTCACCTGGCGCTGTCGCTGGCGGTGGGCCATGCCGATGCGCTGTACCGGCCGGTGGACAATGCCGATCGCTTGCCCGCCCGGCCGGACTGCCTTGGCCTCGTCTATCCCGTGTCCACCGTCGCGCCGGGCAGCGGCCTGAAAGGGCAGTCGGCGATCAACCTGCTTGGGCCGAACCCGCCGGCTGCTGCCGTCGCGCGCTATTCGTCGGACAAGCGGATCGCGACCGGGATGCCGCCGGTGCTGCTGGTCCATGCGGTGGACGACGGGCTGGTGCCGGTCGACATGAGCCTGGGTATTTTCGCCGCCGCCCGCAGCGTGGGGACCAAGGCGGAGCTGCACCTCTATGAACTGGGCGGCCACGGGTTCGGCATGGCGCTGAACAGCACGCATCCGGCGCATGGATGGGGCAACATGTTCGCCCGGTTTCTGGGCCGGCATCTGGCCTGA